Genomic window (Candidatus Methylomirabilota bacterium):
GAAGCCCACTCCGGGAGGCGTGCCGGTAGCGATCAGGTCGCCGGGGCCGAGCGTCATGATGCCCGAGAGATAGCTGACCAGATAGCGCACGTCGAAGATGAACGTCTTGGTGTTGCCGTTCTGCATCAGGTTGCCGTTCACCCACAGCTTGAGGTCGAGCACGTGGGGATCGGCGATCTCGCTACGGTCGGCGATGTAGGGGCCGACGGGGGCGAAGGTGTCGGCGATCTTTCCCGCCGCCCACTGGCTGGTGATGAACTGAAAGTCGCGCGCGCTCACGTCGTTGATGTTGGTGTAGCCCCAGACGTAGTCCAGCGCGCGCTCTCGCGGCACATGCCGCGCCGTCCGCCCGATGACGACGCCCAGCTCCACCTCCCAGTCGAGCTGCTTCGACCCGCGCGGACGAAGGATCGGCTCGCCGGGGTCCAGGAGCGTGTTGTTCCACTTGGGGAAGATGGGCGGCTCCTTGGGAATCGGCTGGCCGGCCTCCTCGGCGTGATCCCGATAGTTCAGCCCGATGCAGATGAACTTGCCGGGGTCGGCGATCGGGGCGTGCAGGCGGGCCTCGCGTCGGGACACGGTGACCCGTTCGGTGATGGACGCCACCGCGTCCTGCGAGGCCGCTCCGCCTTCGAGGAAGGCGCGCGTGCTCGCGGGGACGAGGGCCGCGGCGATCTCCTGACTACGTCCGACCCCCTTCTTGGCCAGGGTGGCCGCCACGCTCGACTGGAGGTCGACGATGCGGTCGTTTTCGAGCGCGCCGATGCGCGGGGACTGCCCGTTGACGGAGAAGCGGACCAGCTTCATCTAAGTGCCCTCCGGGAAAGGATGTAGGGGGATTATATAGCCGCTCCACGATTTCCGTGGGTGGGCGGCCGGTCGGGCGGGGATAATGGTTGGCGTCGGAGACCCGAGACAAGGGGGGCGCAGGATGAGGCTTCGCGTGGTGGCCGCGTGCGTGGCGGTCGCGCTGTCCGTGACGGTGCCGCTCCAGCCTCTGCTGGCGCAAGCTCAGCAGACGTCGTCCAGGGCCGTCAAACGGAATACGGATGGGTACGACGTGGGCGCGGCCATCATGACGGTGGTGGGCGCTCCGCTCAAGGGTGCCGTCTGCCTGCTCGGCGGCGTGGCCGGGGGCACGCTCTTCCTCGTCACGTTCGGCAGTGCGGACCGCGCGTCGGCGGCCGTGGTGCGGGAGGGCTGTGACCAGCGTTGGGTCGTTCGCGGGGACGATATCCGGCCCGATCCGTATCAGCCCTCCCGGGCGCTGCTGCTGGATCCCGACCCGCAGGCCGGGCAGAGGTAGATACTCGACCTCCTTTCCGGCGCGGCTGGCTGGTCCTGGCCGCGCTCTTCGCCGCCCTGCTCGTCGCCTTCGCCGTCGGCATCTGGGGCACGATCCTGCGTCCGGCCGCGTACGAAGTGCGCGGCGAGCTCGTCGCCCGGCCGTCCGCCGGACTGATCCTGGTCCGGCACGATCCCATCCCCGCGCTGGGCATGGAAGCCATGGAGCTGATGGCCATCGACGCCGACCCG
Coding sequences:
- a CDS encoding fumarylacetoacetate hydrolase family protein, whose translation is MKLVRFSVNGQSPRIGALENDRIVDLQSSVAATLAKKGVGRSQEIAAALVPASTRAFLEGGAASQDAVASITERVTVSRREARLHAPIADPGKFICIGLNYRDHAEEAGQPIPKEPPIFPKWNNTLLDPGEPILRPRGSKQLDWEVELGVVIGRTARHVPRERALDYVWGYTNINDVSARDFQFITSQWAAGKIADTFAPVGPYIADRSEIADPHVLDLKLWVNGNLMQNGNTKTFIFDVRYLVSYLSGIMTLGPGDLIATGTPPGVGFARKPPVFLQPGDVCKLEITGLGTLENPVKDA
- a CDS encoding copper-binding protein; the protein is MRGELVARPSAGLILVRHDPIPALGMEAMELMAIDADPALLDTSGARVGDRVRLAVRPVDDRLILIRIERLPD